Proteins encoded in a region of the Pelmatolapia mariae isolate MD_Pm_ZW linkage group LG6, Pm_UMD_F_2, whole genome shotgun sequence genome:
- the ears2 gene encoding nondiscriminating glutamyl-tRNA synthetase EARS2, mitochondrial has translation MSRWFKTCTRSFLHSLEVRRGFCCLTPDGNRRTELQLRAAGDRCCSTVQGEVRVRFAPSPTGFLHLGGLRTALYNYIFAKKYGGVFILRLEDTDQSRLVPGAAESIEDMLEWAGIPPDESPRRGGPTGPYLQSQRLDLYNQTARQLVDSGHAYYCFCSSQRLELLKKEALRSGQTPRYDNRCRHLRADQVQEKLAQGASYVIRFRLEEGVEPFQDLIFGWNRHEVAQVEGDPVVIKADGFPTYHLANIVDDHYMKVSHVLRGSEWLISTSKHLLMYRALGWQPPTFGHLPLLMNKDGSKLSKRQGDIFIETFKRDAVLPEALLDITTNCGSGFNTNRMGRRIDELISEFNPSKITTHSALLDLEKLPEFNRLHLQQRIEDEQQCDLLIQDLREQIYQAYAEQIQDRDVLHEDYIRRVLRLRKGHISFLKELVSPTYSYLWVRPSFSSQEVASLTGQGQHIASLVLKLIEERGEELSVDRLGKDLKAVAKQAKATKYREVMKLLRLVLSGQQQGPSVAEMMVSLGSAEISHRFQKLLLLSNETD, from the exons ATGTCGCGGTGGTTTAAAACCTGTACGCGGTCTTTTCTGCACAGTTTGGAGGTCCGCAGGGGGTTTTGCTGCCTCACGCCGGACGGAAACAGACGGACGGAGCTCCAGCTGCGTGCAGCAGGCGACAGGTGCTGCTCCACGGTGCAGGGGGAGGTGAGGGTCAGGTTTGCCCCCAGTCCCACAG GCTTCCTACACCTCGGGGGACTTCGAACTGCTCTCTACAATTACATATTTGCAAAGAAGTATGGAGGTGTATTCATCCTGCGGCTGGAGGACACGGATCAGAGCAGACTGGTACCAGGAGCAGCAGAGTCCATAGAGGACATGTTAGAGTGGGCTG GTATACCTCCAGATGAAAGTCCACGTCGAGGTGGCCCGACAGGTCCATACCTGCAGTCTCAGAGACTCGACCTCTACAATCAGACAGCCCGGCAGCTTGTTGACAGTGGTCACGCTTACTATTGTTTCTGCAGCTCTCAGAGACTGGAGCTGCTCAAAAAAGAGGCATTGAGGTCGGGGCAGACTCCAAG GTATGACAACAGGTGTCGTCACCTGCGGGCCGACCAGGTCCAGGAGAAGCTGGCTCAGGGAGCCTCATATGTGATCAGGTTTCGTCTGGAAGAGGGCGTTGAGCCTTTTCAGGATCTGATCTTTGGATGGAATCGGCATGAGGTTGCACAG GTAGAGGGGGATCCTGTGGTGATAAAAGCAGATGGTTTCCCCACCTATCACCTCGCCAACATTGTAGatgatcattacatgaaggtcAGCCACGTCCTGCGGGGTTCAGAGTGGCTGATCTCCACCTCCAAACATCTCCTCATGTACCGGGCTCTTGGATGGCAGCCGCCCACGTTCGGACATCTGCCGCTGCTGATGAACAAAGACGGCAGTAAACTGTCAAAGAGGCAGGGGGACATATTCATCGAAACATTCAAGAGAGACGCAGTCCTGCCAGAGGCTCTGTTGGATATAACAACCAACTGTGGATCTGGATTCAACA CTAATCGAATGGGGAGGAGGATAGATGAACTGATTTCTGAGTTTAATCCTTCAAAGATCACGACTCACTCTGCTTTGTTAGACCTGGAGAAGCTGCCAGAGTTCAACAG ACTTCACCTGCAGCAGCGAATTGAAGATGAGCAGCAGTGCGATTTGCTGATACAAGATCTGCGGGAGCAAATCTATCAGGCCTACGCAGAACAGATCCAGGATAGGGATGTGCTGCACGAGGATTACATCAGGCGGGTTCTGCGTCTCCGTAAG GGTCACATATCCTTCCTGAAGGAGCTTGTAAGCCCCACTTACTCTTACTTGTGGGTGCGTCCTTCCTTTTCCAGCCAGGAGGTGGCATCACTCACTGGACAGGGCCAGCACATTGCTTCATTAGTGCTGAA GCTGATAGAAGAGCGAGGCGAGGAGCTTTCGGTGGATCGACTCGGTAAAGACTTGAAAGCTGTGGCTAAGCAGGCTAAAGCCACCAAGTACAGGGAGGTGATGAAGCTGTTACGTCTGGTTCTCAGTGGTCAGCAG CAAGGTCCCAGTGTTGCTGAGATGATGGTGTCTCTGGGCTCTGCAGAGATCAGCCATCGATTCCAGAAACTTCTGCTGCTTTCAAACGAAACAGATTAA